The Brevinematia bacterium genome window below encodes:
- a CDS encoding HDIG domain-containing metalloprotein produces the protein MNKIKLITKVKKEFVKYRLLLLALVGVLIPLPIISFFKEASNADKVIQSLQEGEIARKSIVSEIDTYVPNIYGIEYEKKLFPLVLKREKSAEKEVDRITEFIQVLSKTQNPPQQIEVISKLPRELVVSMFTRIISETVVIDKNKLPPEMSTKSNVIVVSGTNVFSPKAIVFFPITSAEEIRKVVETILGEFTTPYIKEAIAYVLFNTMTPNVTFSLAFQEAKFREYLKLKKIPSEIEIRKGEEIIKKGEVIKKEDIEFAKRYIGEVKKKNTVKVFLLEVFILILAIFSTLLLSTFRSVKHIEILAINASLLMLSLYPQLFLKELLGESVLLISLCVAFALINTLISGKISTLIVGIHYLLVTFLMISQSYTTIIYWLVLIVIGSFMTQKIKRRSDFVAVAMIMLGLMFPTYLLTSYLEFLKPAKAVDIFVISFINVFSNILLAFLILPIYEYFFRVATPFKLYELSSLDNLLLRELLEKAPGNYYHSLNVSILAESAAEAIGANSLLAKVGALYHDIGKLENPNYFTENIGGKTREDVDPFTYTEIIKRHPSKGQEIAKKFRLPIEIEKIIQEHHGSSVISYFYNKAIKENPNADIEFFRYKTPIPTSKESGIVFICDKIEARIRSLTSNQRVNLETLQSEINNIIYNQIITDELSKSELTLRDINEIRKQLNGTLTYILHQRIEYPK, from the coding sequence CATATATGGTATAGAATATGAGAAAAAGTTATTTCCTCTTGTCCTAAAGAGGGAGAAATCGGCTGAAAAAGAAGTAGATAGAATAACAGAATTTATACAAGTTCTATCCAAAACTCAAAATCCTCCTCAACAAATTGAAGTCATTTCCAAACTTCCAAGAGAGTTGGTTGTCAGTATGTTTACTAGAATCATCTCCGAGACAGTCGTAATTGATAAGAATAAGCTACCTCCCGAAATGTCCACAAAGTCAAATGTTATAGTAGTATCGGGAACAAATGTATTTTCTCCAAAAGCAATCGTATTCTTTCCAATCACATCAGCAGAAGAAATCAGAAAAGTAGTAGAAACAATACTTGGAGAATTTACCACTCCATACATCAAGGAAGCCATAGCATATGTTCTATTCAATACTATGACCCCAAATGTAACCTTTAGCTTAGCATTCCAAGAAGCAAAGTTTAGAGAATACCTAAAACTGAAAAAAATTCCCTCCGAAATAGAAATCAGAAAAGGCGAAGAAATAATAAAAAAGGGGGAAGTGATAAAGAAGGAAGATATAGAATTTGCAAAAAGATATATTGGCGAAGTGAAAAAGAAAAACACTGTGAAGGTTTTTCTTCTAGAAGTTTTCATTCTAATCTTAGCAATCTTCTCTACACTACTCCTCTCTACTTTCAGAAGTGTAAAGCACATTGAGATTCTAGCGATAAATGCAAGCCTTCTTATGCTATCGCTTTATCCACAGCTTTTCCTAAAAGAATTACTAGGAGAAAGTGTTCTACTCATCTCCCTTTGTGTTGCCTTTGCACTGATAAATACGCTAATTTCCGGAAAGATCTCAACCTTAATTGTAGGAATACACTATCTCCTAGTTACATTTCTAATGATAAGTCAAAGCTACACTACCATAATCTATTGGCTAGTTTTGATAGTAATTGGCTCATTTATGACGCAAAAAATAAAGAGAAGGTCCGACTTCGTAGCTGTAGCTATGATAATGCTTGGTCTAATGTTTCCAACCTACCTACTGACGAGCTACCTAGAGTTTCTAAAACCAGCTAAAGCGGTGGATATATTCGTGATTTCTTTCATAAATGTGTTTTCAAACATCCTTCTAGCTTTTCTAATCCTACCCATTTATGAATACTTCTTCAGAGTAGCAACACCATTTAAATTGTATGAGTTATCATCGCTAGATAACCTTCTACTCAGAGAACTTCTTGAGAAAGCTCCAGGAAACTATTATCATTCTCTTAATGTTAGTATTCTTGCAGAGTCTGCTGCAGAAGCAATAGGCGCAAACTCACTTTTGGCCAAAGTAGGGGCATTATATCACGACATCGGCAAACTGGAAAATCCGAACTACTTTACAGAAAATATAGGGGGGAAAACAAGAGAGGATGTAGATCCGTTTACTTACACAGAGATAATCAAGAGACATCCTTCGAAAGGACAAGAGATAGCAAAAAAGTTCAGACTTCCCATTGAAATTGAGAAGATAATTCAGGAACACCACGGTAGTAGCGTAATATCATACTTCTACAACAAAGCAATCAAAGAAAACCCAAATGCAGACATAGAATTCTTCAGATATAAAACTCCAATCCCCACCTCAAAGGAATCTGGTATTGTATTCATATGTGACAAAATTGAAGCAAGAATAAGGTCTTTAACCTCAAACCAAAGAGTAAATCTAGAAACACTTCAGAGTGAAATAAACAACATTATCTATAACCAAATAATAACAGACGAACTTTCAAAAAGTGAGTTAACCCTTAGGGATATAAACGAGATCAGAAAACAGCTTAACGGAACCTTAACTTACATACTGCATCAAAGGATAGAATACCCAAAGTAA
- a CDS encoding iron-containing alcohol dehydrogenase produces MPLFEYYIPSDIIIGSDIENRIGEICSKLGQKVVVVLENSKYIYDNKVGDKIENSIGMFTSDVIIYDEIERSANNSVKIENLKEIVESARPDVIVGVGGYHVLSVAKMVASIYDKILSADDVFKKRYSQFRRKRVSYVEVPITFGVVPGLSKSCFVYDKDAGYKTVYSDIYSYADAVIFDTSLISVLPPYYIGILAVDAMAAAFDAFISRNSNPISDAFSFKSIETFFVNIKKFINEPSNINILHNLCYAGVMASIAVSLSSSGLSTSISQAANSLLDIPSERISSVIFPHIIDYNLTSVPGKLIQTAMALGEKIQDITVIEAAIKSAESIRKLLMDLNIPLRLSEIEYFDEKKIDKISDIASKYEFMAFLPRSASRNDITSLLQAAL; encoded by the coding sequence ATGCCTTTGTTTGAATACTATATACCTTCTGATATAATAATAGGTAGTGATATAGAGAATAGGATAGGAGAGATTTGTAGTAAACTTGGGCAGAAAGTTGTAGTAGTTTTGGAGAATTCAAAGTATATCTATGATAACAAGGTGGGTGATAAGATTGAGAATAGTATAGGCATGTTTACTAGTGATGTGATAATTTACGATGAGATAGAGAGGAGTGCAAATAATAGTGTTAAGATAGAGAATCTCAAGGAAATAGTTGAATCCGCAAGGCCTGATGTTATAGTGGGGGTTGGAGGCTATCATGTTCTTAGTGTTGCTAAGATGGTAGCATCTATATACGATAAAATCCTTTCAGCTGATGATGTTTTCAAAAAGAGATATTCTCAATTTAGAAGGAAAAGGGTTTCATATGTTGAGGTTCCTATAACTTTTGGAGTGGTGCCAGGTTTGTCAAAGTCTTGTTTCGTGTATGATAAGGATGCAGGGTATAAGACTGTTTACAGTGATATATATTCTTATGCAGATGCTGTGATATTTGATACTTCTCTTATATCTGTTTTACCGCCCTACTACATTGGTATATTAGCTGTTGATGCTATGGCTGCAGCTTTTGATGCATTCATATCCAGAAATTCTAATCCAATATCGGATGCTTTTTCGTTTAAATCTATAGAGACTTTTTTTGTTAATATAAAAAAGTTTATAAACGAACCGAGTAATATCAACATCCTTCATAATTTATGCTATGCTGGTGTAATGGCAAGTATAGCGGTTTCTCTAAGTTCTTCGGGACTTTCTACATCAATATCACAAGCTGCAAATTCATTGCTAGATATCCCTTCAGAAAGAATATCTTCAGTTATTTTCCCTCACATAATTGACTATAATCTAACTTCGGTTCCCGGAAAGCTTATTCAGACTGCAATGGCTCTTGGTGAGAAAATTCAGGATATTACCGTCATAGAAGCTGCAATAAAATCCGCAGAGTCCATAAGAAAGCTGTTGATGGATCTTAATATACCTCTAAGGTTGTCTGAAATAGAGTATTTTGACGAGAAAAAGATAGATAAAATTTCTGATATTGCTTCAAAATATGAGTTTATGGCTTTTTTACCAAGAAGTGCTAGTAGAAATGATATAACATCCTTGTTACAAGCAGCGCTGTGA